The segment ATCGCGTGTCTATTTTGGGTCATCGTTCTCCCCTTCGCTTACTTAGAACTTCTGGATAAATTTAAGCGTTCTAGCCGTGCCGCAAGACTCTATCAAAAAATGTTAACGGCTCCGAAAATCCAATCCTTAACGCCACCCGAAGATTTTCCCTGTTCTAATTTCTCGAACAACTGAGTGACATTTGCAACCAATCTGTATCTCGTGAGAGAAGACAAAGCGGCTGCATTTAGAAAATACTAAAGGTGGAAATGGAAGAAATTTGCTGTCAAGAACAATACAATATGTGAGGAAAATGGTACGCTCCAGTACCAGTTGTTATAATGGCAATGATTCTGCTACCGAGGCTGACTCGCTTACGTCCCTCGTTTTGTCTTATAAGTAGCAGTTCTTTCTCGCATGTCCGTATTAAATTAGCCAACAGCAAGATCAAACCAGAGTACCTGGTTTTTTGTTGTGGGTGCTTTTGTCAACACTTTAGGGAAGTCAATCTGTGGGTCGCTTAATTTGAATCTAAGCCCTTTTTAGGGTGCTTGAATTCAAAACGGAGGAACCAATTTTTGGGGCGAATCTCAAACACCCGTTTGAGAAAGACACCTTCCAGTCTTAGCCCGTCAGCTAACTCCGTCAGCATTGGGAGGATTCTCCAGAACGCAGTTCTCTGCGATTATGGTGTCCTGAATTTCGATCGTCTATCTGCGATCGTCAAAAATCCCTCACCCACCTCTCAGCCCTGTGTAGTTAGGAGAGGTTTCAAACTCGTGAATATTCATTCGATGCTCGTACGGCTCCAAGGCACGCTTGGACGGACTGATTTGGTTCAGAAAATGCTGCTGATGGCAGGTACAAGTCATGCCGAGGAGCCAGAAATCAATCTGGTCGTTGGTTATTCTCATTCGCCGAGTAGTCAGACGGCGCTGGATCTGACATTATGGATTGCTCACCAAACACGCTTGGCAACGGGTAAACAGGTGACGGTTCAAGTCGTGTATGTGATTGATGATGGCGTGATGAACCGGATTCCGGTTTTTAATAGCACCTCGAAACGCTCGAAAAAAGAAGCGGGAAATGAGTGGCAGACCAGCCGAACTGCGATCGCGGAATTAGAAACGATGGCAAGTCCGCAGTTTGGGATGGCGGAACTGTTTGAGCAAGCCGATCGCATCTTATGGAATGCGCGCTGTATGGCGGAAGAATGGCGCGGTTCCCTGAAGACGCATTTGCGGTTTGGGCGTGTTGCAAAAGAGTTGAAGGAAGTTGTCGAGGCTGAGAAGGCTTCGCTGTTGATTTTGGGATGTGATACAGGCGACCATCCGCTGGTGAGGCAATTGGGGGTGCAGTTCCCCTGTCCAGTGTTGGGAATTCCGTCTGTGTTGGAAGATTAGGGTGAACCATCGGCGATCGCGGAGATTTAGACGATCGCCTGGTTCAAAAAGTAAGCTTAGTTCCCCAACGAAAGGTATGGTTTTTAGTGGCGTTGGGGTAGCAGCTCAGAACTTATGACAGGAAAAATATTAGCGATCGCGGTGGGTGATCAGGGTCAGTTCGCGCAGTTAGTGACGGTACTGATTATTTTGCTGTTGGTGGCGACGATTGTGGCATTGCTGTCGCGACGGTTAAGAGTGCCTTATGTGACGGGATTGGTGCTGGCAGGAGTCGCGATCGCGGAATTTCTGCCTCGAAAAGTTGGATTAGATTCAGCGCTGATTATTAATTTGTTTCTGCCCATTTTGCTGTTTGAGGCAGCGATTAATACTGATATTAGTCGGTTAAGAAGTACGCTGAAGCCGATTTTGCTGCTCGCAGGTCCGGGTGTGCTGATCGCAGTTGGAATTACGGCGATCGGACTAAAATTTGGCTTGGCATTGGAGTGGATTCCAGCGCTGTTGGTTGGAGTGATTTTGGCGATTACGGACACAGTGTCGGTGATTGCCGTGTTTAAAGAGGTGGAAGTTCCCTCCAAACTGATCACGATCGTCGAAGGAGAAAGCCTATTTAACGACGGCATTGCGCTGGTGCTGTTCAGTTTGGTTTTGAAATTTAATTCGACTGGTAGCCTTGCGCTGACTGATGGGATTCGCGAGTTGGTGGTCGTGATTGTTGGCGGACTCGCGGTTGGCTTGGTTCTGGGGTATTTGGGAGTGGAATTGTATTTGCAATCCGAAGATGATCCACTCAGCAGTATTTTGTTGACTGTGGCGATCGCGCTGAGTGCATTTCAATTAGGTCAATTTCTGCATGTTTCGGGTGTGGTAGCAGTCGTGATTGCGGGTTTGATGTTGGGAAACTTGGAGCGATCGCGCAAGGTTTCGGCATCGAGTCGGATCACGGTACTGAGCTTTTGGGAGTATGCGGGATTCGGAGTCAATACGTTTATTTTTCTGCTGATTGGATTAGAGCTGCGATTAGATACGTTGGGGCGAATTTTGCCTGCGGTCTTGCTGGCTGTGTTGGCATATCAGATTGGGCGGATGTTGGCAGTGTATCCCCTACTCGCATTGGTAGGAGTGTTTGATCGACCCATTCCGCTCAAGTGGCAACACGTGCTGTTTTTGGGCAATATTAAAGGCTCGTTGTCGATGGCTTTGGTGTTAAGTTTGCCATCGAGTATTCCGGGGCGAGAATCGCTGATTGCGATCGTGTTTGGGTCGGTGTTGTTATCGCTGGTTGTGCAAGGGGTGGGATTGCCGTTTATTGTTCAACGATTGAAGTTGGCTCATCGTTCCGAGGTGCAAGAGTGGGTCGAAGGATTGCAATCGCAGTTAATGACGGCAAAAGCAGCGCAGGATGAACTCGACACCTTGCTCAAAAGTGGGGTTTTGCCGAAGTCAGTATATGAGGAATTGCGATCGAGCTATCAAATTAAAGTGGCAGCGGCCGAGCGATCGCTGCGAGATTTTTACAATCGTCGCTCGGAGAAATCTACTGTCCTTACCTTTCAGGCATCTCGGTTTGATGCAGTGAAGCGACGGTTGTTATTAGCGGAAAAAAATGCCTTGAATGATGCGTTGCGTAAGCGAATTTTGTCTGAGGAAGTTGTGAAAGGCAGATTGAAAGCGATCGATGAGCAGTTGTTGAAGGTTGAGGATGATTGACGCTAAAGCTGCATTAACGGATGATAGCGAATGCTGTCTGTAATTTTATTGTGTTATGACTTCTGCGAACCCGTACAGTGAAGCGATCGCGCTTCATGTCACCGATGCTCACCACGATCTTGTGATTCAGCGCCCGAGTGCGGGACTGGCGTTGCAAGGTCGAATTCGGGTTCCAGGAGATAAATCGATTTCGCATCGGGCGTTAATGTTGGGCGCTTTGGCTCAAGGCGAAACCGTTATTCACGGATTGCTTTTAGGAGAAGATCCAAGAAGCACAGCTAGTTGTTTTCGGGCGATGGGAGCCGAAATCTCGGAGTTGAACACGGAAGAGGTGCGAGTCAAGGGAATTGGACTGGGCAATTTAGTCGAGCCTGTGGATGTTTTAGATGCGGGAAATTCTGGCACAACCTTACGATTAATGCTCGGAATTTTGGCATCGCATCCGGATCGATTTTTTACCGTAA is part of the Leptolyngbya boryana PCC 6306 genome and harbors:
- a CDS encoding universal stress protein; translation: MNIHSMLVRLQGTLGRTDLVQKMLLMAGTSHAEEPEINLVVGYSHSPSSQTALDLTLWIAHQTRLATGKQVTVQVVYVIDDGVMNRIPVFNSTSKRSKKEAGNEWQTSRTAIAELETMASPQFGMAELFEQADRILWNARCMAEEWRGSLKTHLRFGRVAKELKEVVEAEKASLLILGCDTGDHPLVRQLGVQFPCPVLGIPSVLED
- a CDS encoding cation:proton antiporter — translated: MTGKILAIAVGDQGQFAQLVTVLIILLLVATIVALLSRRLRVPYVTGLVLAGVAIAEFLPRKVGLDSALIINLFLPILLFEAAINTDISRLRSTLKPILLLAGPGVLIAVGITAIGLKFGLALEWIPALLVGVILAITDTVSVIAVFKEVEVPSKLITIVEGESLFNDGIALVLFSLVLKFNSTGSLALTDGIRELVVVIVGGLAVGLVLGYLGVELYLQSEDDPLSSILLTVAIALSAFQLGQFLHVSGVVAVVIAGLMLGNLERSRKVSASSRITVLSFWEYAGFGVNTFIFLLIGLELRLDTLGRILPAVLLAVLAYQIGRMLAVYPLLALVGVFDRPIPLKWQHVLFLGNIKGSLSMALVLSLPSSIPGRESLIAIVFGSVLLSLVVQGVGLPFIVQRLKLAHRSEVQEWVEGLQSQLMTAKAAQDELDTLLKSGVLPKSVYEELRSSYQIKVAAAERSLRDFYNRRSEKSTVLTFQASRFDAVKRRLLLAEKNALNDALRKRILSEEVVKGRLKAIDEQLLKVEDD